A stretch of Spodoptera frugiperda isolate SF20-4 chromosome 6, AGI-APGP_CSIRO_Sfru_2.0, whole genome shotgun sequence DNA encodes these proteins:
- the LOC118267466 gene encoding kinesin light chain isoform X5, whose protein sequence is MSKTLNAYRIKKIESLGRMTAMTQEEMVAGARTVAAGLEALRAEHAQLLAGLAANTEHEHEKAALVRKSIDAIELGLGEAQVMMALASHLQSVEAEKQKLRTQVRRLCQENAWLRDELAAAQQHLQASEQRVAQLEEENKHLDFMASMRKYDSDITEESDTNRSGQSEKKRDDPMVDLFPDDDHDDNRNNKSMSPTPPLHFAQQVNAGYEIPARLRTLHNLVIQYASQGRYEVAVPLCKQALEDLEKTSGHDHPDVATMLNILALVYRDQNKYKEAANLLNDALSIREKTLGENHPAVAATLNNLAVLYGKRGKYREAEPLCKRALCIREAVLGRDHPDVAKQLNNLALLCQNQNKYEEVEQYYQRALEIYESKLGPDDPNVAKTKNNLASCYLKQGKYKEAETLYKQVLTRAHEREFGTIDGDNKPIWQVAEEREENKHLQKENAPYGEYGGWHKAAKVDSPTVTTTLKNLGALYRRQGKYEAAETLEDCALRSRKEALDIVKQSRARGGRHGSRDAMEPHQDHHDEGANQASEPRMNLKSKLFNALGINTGSNPPHQ, encoded by the exons ATGTCGAAGACTTTGAACGCCTACAGAAT AAAGAAGATCGAATCCCTAGGCAGGATGACGGCGATGACGCAGGAGGAAATGGTGGCCGGTGCGCGCACCGTGGCCGCGGGGCTCGAGGCGCTGCGAGCTGAGCATGCACAGCTGCTGGCCGGGCTGGCTGCCAACACAGAGCATGAGCACGAGAAGGCGGCTCTCGTGAGGAAGAGCATTGATGCCATCGAACTCGGATTGGGTGAAGCGCAG GTGATGATGGCGCTAGCCTCCCACTTACAATCGGTGGAGGCTGAGAAGCAGAAGCTCCGCACGCAGGTGCGGCGGCTGTGCCAGGAGAACGCGTGGCTGCGAGACGAGCTGGCGGCCGCGCAGCAGCACCTGCAGGCCTCCGAGCAGCGCGTGGCGCAGCTCGAGGAGGAGAACAAACACCTCGACTTCATGGCTTCTATGCG CAAGTACGACAGCGATATAACGGAGGAGTCGGACACGAACCGCAGCGGGCAGAGTGAGAAGAAGCGCGACGATCCCATGGTGGACCTGTTCCCCGATGATGACCACGACGACAACAGGAATAACAAAT CAATGTCCCCGACGCCTCCGCTGCACTTCGCGCAACAAGTGAACGCGGGCTACGAGATCCCGGCGCGGCTGCGCACGCTGCACAACCTGGTGATCCAGTACGCGTCGCAGGGCCGGTACGAGGTCGCCGTGCCGCTCTGCAAGCAGGCCCTCGAGGACCTGGAGAAGACCTCCGGACATGACCACCCTGATGTCGCCACCATGCTCAATATACTCGCTCTTGTATACAG AGACCAGAACAAGTACAAGGAGGCTGCCAACCTGCTGAACGATGCGCTGTCCATCCGCGAGAAGACGCTCGGAGAGAACCACCCCGCCGTCGCAGCCACGCTCAACAACCTCGCCGTGCTCTACGGCAAGCGAG GCAAGTACCGCGAGGCAGAGCCGCTGTGCAAGCGAGCGCTATGTATCCGCGAGGCCGTGCTGGGCAGGGACCACCCCGACGTGGCCAAGCAACTCAACAACCTCGCACTGCTCTGTCAGAACCAG AATAAATACGAGGAGGTGGAGCAGTACTACCAGCGCGCGCTGGAGATCTACGAGAGCAAACTCGGACCCGACGACCCCAACGTAGCCAAGACCAAGAACAATCTCGCCTCTTGCTATCTCAAACAG ggCAAGTACAAGGAAGCAGAAACGTTATACAAACAGGTGCTGACCCGGGCACACGAGCGGGAATTCGGAACTATCGACG GCGACAACAAGCCCATCTGGCAGGTGGCCGAGGAACGCGAGGAGAACAAACACTTGCAGAAGGAAAACGCTCCGTATGGAGAGTATGGAGGCTGGCACAAGGCTGCTAAG GTGGACTCCCCAACAGTGACAACGACGCTGAAGAACCTGGGCGCCCTCTACCGGCGCCAGGGCAAGTACGAGGCCGCTGAGACGCTCGAGGACTGCGCGCTCCGCAGCCGGAAGGAG GCTTTGGACATCGTGAAGCAGTCGCGGGCTCGGGGCGGGCGGCACGGCAGCCGCGACGCCATGGAACCGCACCAAGACCATCACGACGAG GGCGCGAACCAAGCGAGCGAACCACGCATGAACCTTAAGTCAAAGCTGTTCAATGCGCTAGGCATCAACACTGGGAGCAATCCGCCGCACCAGTAG
- the LOC118267466 gene encoding kinesin light chain isoform X4: protein MSKTLNAYRIKKIESLGRMTAMTQEEMVAGARTVAAGLEALRAEHAQLLAGLAANTEHEHEKAALVRKSIDAIELGLGEAQVMMALASHLQSVEAEKQKLRTQVRRLCQENAWLRDELAAAQQHLQASEQRVAQLEEENKHLDFMASMRKYDSDITEESDTNRSGQSEKKRDDPMVDLFPDDDHDDNRNNKSMSPTPPLHFAQQVNAGYEIPARLRTLHNLVIQYASQGRYEVAVPLCKQALEDLEKTSGHDHPDVATMLNILALVYRDQNKYKEAANLLNDALSIREKTLGENHPAVAATLNNLAVLYGKRGKYREAEPLCKRALCIREAVLGRDHPDVAKQLNNLALLCQNQNKYEEVEQYYQRALEIYESKLGPDDPNVAKTKNNLASCYLKQGKYKEAETLYKQVLTRAHEREFGTIDGDNKPIWQVAEEREENKHLQKENAPYGEYGGWHKAAKVDSPTVTTTLKNLGALYRRQGKYEAAETLEDCALRSRKEHVQQALDIVKQSRARGGRHGSRDAMEPHQDHHDEGANQASEPRMNLKSKLFNALGINTGSNPPHQ from the exons ATGTCGAAGACTTTGAACGCCTACAGAAT AAAGAAGATCGAATCCCTAGGCAGGATGACGGCGATGACGCAGGAGGAAATGGTGGCCGGTGCGCGCACCGTGGCCGCGGGGCTCGAGGCGCTGCGAGCTGAGCATGCACAGCTGCTGGCCGGGCTGGCTGCCAACACAGAGCATGAGCACGAGAAGGCGGCTCTCGTGAGGAAGAGCATTGATGCCATCGAACTCGGATTGGGTGAAGCGCAG GTGATGATGGCGCTAGCCTCCCACTTACAATCGGTGGAGGCTGAGAAGCAGAAGCTCCGCACGCAGGTGCGGCGGCTGTGCCAGGAGAACGCGTGGCTGCGAGACGAGCTGGCGGCCGCGCAGCAGCACCTGCAGGCCTCCGAGCAGCGCGTGGCGCAGCTCGAGGAGGAGAACAAACACCTCGACTTCATGGCTTCTATGCG CAAGTACGACAGCGATATAACGGAGGAGTCGGACACGAACCGCAGCGGGCAGAGTGAGAAGAAGCGCGACGATCCCATGGTGGACCTGTTCCCCGATGATGACCACGACGACAACAGGAATAACAAAT CAATGTCCCCGACGCCTCCGCTGCACTTCGCGCAACAAGTGAACGCGGGCTACGAGATCCCGGCGCGGCTGCGCACGCTGCACAACCTGGTGATCCAGTACGCGTCGCAGGGCCGGTACGAGGTCGCCGTGCCGCTCTGCAAGCAGGCCCTCGAGGACCTGGAGAAGACCTCCGGACATGACCACCCTGATGTCGCCACCATGCTCAATATACTCGCTCTTGTATACAG AGACCAGAACAAGTACAAGGAGGCTGCCAACCTGCTGAACGATGCGCTGTCCATCCGCGAGAAGACGCTCGGAGAGAACCACCCCGCCGTCGCAGCCACGCTCAACAACCTCGCCGTGCTCTACGGCAAGCGAG GCAAGTACCGCGAGGCAGAGCCGCTGTGCAAGCGAGCGCTATGTATCCGCGAGGCCGTGCTGGGCAGGGACCACCCCGACGTGGCCAAGCAACTCAACAACCTCGCACTGCTCTGTCAGAACCAG AATAAATACGAGGAGGTGGAGCAGTACTACCAGCGCGCGCTGGAGATCTACGAGAGCAAACTCGGACCCGACGACCCCAACGTAGCCAAGACCAAGAACAATCTCGCCTCTTGCTATCTCAAACAG ggCAAGTACAAGGAAGCAGAAACGTTATACAAACAGGTGCTGACCCGGGCACACGAGCGGGAATTCGGAACTATCGACG GCGACAACAAGCCCATCTGGCAGGTGGCCGAGGAACGCGAGGAGAACAAACACTTGCAGAAGGAAAACGCTCCGTATGGAGAGTATGGAGGCTGGCACAAGGCTGCTAAG GTGGACTCCCCAACAGTGACAACGACGCTGAAGAACCTGGGCGCCCTCTACCGGCGCCAGGGCAAGTACGAGGCCGCTGAGACGCTCGAGGACTGCGCGCTCCGCAGCCGGAAGGAG CACGTACAGCAA GCTTTGGACATCGTGAAGCAGTCGCGGGCTCGGGGCGGGCGGCACGGCAGCCGCGACGCCATGGAACCGCACCAAGACCATCACGACGAG GGCGCGAACCAAGCGAGCGAACCACGCATGAACCTTAAGTCAAAGCTGTTCAATGCGCTAGGCATCAACACTGGGAGCAATCCGCCGCACCAGTAG
- the LOC118267466 gene encoding kinesin light chain isoform X8, whose protein sequence is MSKTLNAYRIKKIESLGRMTAMTQEEMVAGARTVAAGLEALRAEHAQLLAGLAANTEHEHEKAALVRKSIDAIELGLGEAQVMMALASHLQSVEAEKQKLRTQVRRLCQENAWLRDELAAAQQHLQASEQRVAQLEEENKHLDFMASMRKYDSDITEESDTNRSGQSEKKRDDPMVDLFPDDDHDDNRNNKSMSPTPPLHFAQQVNAGYEIPARLRTLHNLVIQYASQGRYEVAVPLCKQALEDLEKTSGHDHPDVATMLNILALVYRDQNKYKEAANLLNDALSIREKTLGENHPAVAATLNNLAVLYGKRGKYREAEPLCKRALCIREAVLGRDHPDVAKQLNNLALLCQNQNKYEEVEQYYQRALEIYESKLGPDDPNVAKTKNNLASCYLKQGKYKEAETLYKQVLTRAHEREFGTIDGDNKPIWQVAEEREENKHLQKENAPYGEYGGWHKAAKVDSPTVTTTLKNLGALYRRQGKYEAAETLEDCALRSRKEGANQASEPRMNLKSKLFNALGINTGSNPPHQ, encoded by the exons ATGTCGAAGACTTTGAACGCCTACAGAAT AAAGAAGATCGAATCCCTAGGCAGGATGACGGCGATGACGCAGGAGGAAATGGTGGCCGGTGCGCGCACCGTGGCCGCGGGGCTCGAGGCGCTGCGAGCTGAGCATGCACAGCTGCTGGCCGGGCTGGCTGCCAACACAGAGCATGAGCACGAGAAGGCGGCTCTCGTGAGGAAGAGCATTGATGCCATCGAACTCGGATTGGGTGAAGCGCAG GTGATGATGGCGCTAGCCTCCCACTTACAATCGGTGGAGGCTGAGAAGCAGAAGCTCCGCACGCAGGTGCGGCGGCTGTGCCAGGAGAACGCGTGGCTGCGAGACGAGCTGGCGGCCGCGCAGCAGCACCTGCAGGCCTCCGAGCAGCGCGTGGCGCAGCTCGAGGAGGAGAACAAACACCTCGACTTCATGGCTTCTATGCG CAAGTACGACAGCGATATAACGGAGGAGTCGGACACGAACCGCAGCGGGCAGAGTGAGAAGAAGCGCGACGATCCCATGGTGGACCTGTTCCCCGATGATGACCACGACGACAACAGGAATAACAAAT CAATGTCCCCGACGCCTCCGCTGCACTTCGCGCAACAAGTGAACGCGGGCTACGAGATCCCGGCGCGGCTGCGCACGCTGCACAACCTGGTGATCCAGTACGCGTCGCAGGGCCGGTACGAGGTCGCCGTGCCGCTCTGCAAGCAGGCCCTCGAGGACCTGGAGAAGACCTCCGGACATGACCACCCTGATGTCGCCACCATGCTCAATATACTCGCTCTTGTATACAG AGACCAGAACAAGTACAAGGAGGCTGCCAACCTGCTGAACGATGCGCTGTCCATCCGCGAGAAGACGCTCGGAGAGAACCACCCCGCCGTCGCAGCCACGCTCAACAACCTCGCCGTGCTCTACGGCAAGCGAG GCAAGTACCGCGAGGCAGAGCCGCTGTGCAAGCGAGCGCTATGTATCCGCGAGGCCGTGCTGGGCAGGGACCACCCCGACGTGGCCAAGCAACTCAACAACCTCGCACTGCTCTGTCAGAACCAG AATAAATACGAGGAGGTGGAGCAGTACTACCAGCGCGCGCTGGAGATCTACGAGAGCAAACTCGGACCCGACGACCCCAACGTAGCCAAGACCAAGAACAATCTCGCCTCTTGCTATCTCAAACAG ggCAAGTACAAGGAAGCAGAAACGTTATACAAACAGGTGCTGACCCGGGCACACGAGCGGGAATTCGGAACTATCGACG GCGACAACAAGCCCATCTGGCAGGTGGCCGAGGAACGCGAGGAGAACAAACACTTGCAGAAGGAAAACGCTCCGTATGGAGAGTATGGAGGCTGGCACAAGGCTGCTAAG GTGGACTCCCCAACAGTGACAACGACGCTGAAGAACCTGGGCGCCCTCTACCGGCGCCAGGGCAAGTACGAGGCCGCTGAGACGCTCGAGGACTGCGCGCTCCGCAGCCGGAAGGAG GGCGCGAACCAAGCGAGCGAACCACGCATGAACCTTAAGTCAAAGCTGTTCAATGCGCTAGGCATCAACACTGGGAGCAATCCGCCGCACCAGTAG
- the LOC118267466 gene encoding kinesin light chain isoform X7 yields MSKTLNAYRIKKIESLGRMTAMTQEEMVAGARTVAAGLEALRAEHAQLLAGLAANTEHEHEKAALVRKSIDAIELGLGEAQVMMALASHLQSVEAEKQKLRTQVRRLCQENAWLRDELAAAQQHLQASEQRVAQLEEENKHLDFMASMRKYDSDITEESDTNRSGQSEKKRDDPMVDLFPDDDHDDNRNNKSMSPTPPLHFAQQVNAGYEIPARLRTLHNLVIQYASQGRYEVAVPLCKQALEDLEKTSGHDHPDVATMLNILALVYRDQNKYKEAANLLNDALSIREKTLGENHPAVAATLNNLAVLYGKRGKYREAEPLCKRALCIREAVLGRDHPDVAKQLNNLALLCQNQNKYEEVEQYYQRALEIYESKLGPDDPNVAKTKNNLASCYLKQGKYKEAETLYKQVLTRAHEREFGTIDGDNKPIWQVAEEREENKHLQKENAPYGEYGGWHKAAKVDSPTVTTTLKNLGALYRRQGKYEAAETLEDCALRSRKEALDIVKQSRARGGRHGSRDAMEPHQDHHDEHEARKLPVRAQ; encoded by the exons ATGTCGAAGACTTTGAACGCCTACAGAAT AAAGAAGATCGAATCCCTAGGCAGGATGACGGCGATGACGCAGGAGGAAATGGTGGCCGGTGCGCGCACCGTGGCCGCGGGGCTCGAGGCGCTGCGAGCTGAGCATGCACAGCTGCTGGCCGGGCTGGCTGCCAACACAGAGCATGAGCACGAGAAGGCGGCTCTCGTGAGGAAGAGCATTGATGCCATCGAACTCGGATTGGGTGAAGCGCAG GTGATGATGGCGCTAGCCTCCCACTTACAATCGGTGGAGGCTGAGAAGCAGAAGCTCCGCACGCAGGTGCGGCGGCTGTGCCAGGAGAACGCGTGGCTGCGAGACGAGCTGGCGGCCGCGCAGCAGCACCTGCAGGCCTCCGAGCAGCGCGTGGCGCAGCTCGAGGAGGAGAACAAACACCTCGACTTCATGGCTTCTATGCG CAAGTACGACAGCGATATAACGGAGGAGTCGGACACGAACCGCAGCGGGCAGAGTGAGAAGAAGCGCGACGATCCCATGGTGGACCTGTTCCCCGATGATGACCACGACGACAACAGGAATAACAAAT CAATGTCCCCGACGCCTCCGCTGCACTTCGCGCAACAAGTGAACGCGGGCTACGAGATCCCGGCGCGGCTGCGCACGCTGCACAACCTGGTGATCCAGTACGCGTCGCAGGGCCGGTACGAGGTCGCCGTGCCGCTCTGCAAGCAGGCCCTCGAGGACCTGGAGAAGACCTCCGGACATGACCACCCTGATGTCGCCACCATGCTCAATATACTCGCTCTTGTATACAG AGACCAGAACAAGTACAAGGAGGCTGCCAACCTGCTGAACGATGCGCTGTCCATCCGCGAGAAGACGCTCGGAGAGAACCACCCCGCCGTCGCAGCCACGCTCAACAACCTCGCCGTGCTCTACGGCAAGCGAG GCAAGTACCGCGAGGCAGAGCCGCTGTGCAAGCGAGCGCTATGTATCCGCGAGGCCGTGCTGGGCAGGGACCACCCCGACGTGGCCAAGCAACTCAACAACCTCGCACTGCTCTGTCAGAACCAG AATAAATACGAGGAGGTGGAGCAGTACTACCAGCGCGCGCTGGAGATCTACGAGAGCAAACTCGGACCCGACGACCCCAACGTAGCCAAGACCAAGAACAATCTCGCCTCTTGCTATCTCAAACAG ggCAAGTACAAGGAAGCAGAAACGTTATACAAACAGGTGCTGACCCGGGCACACGAGCGGGAATTCGGAACTATCGACG GCGACAACAAGCCCATCTGGCAGGTGGCCGAGGAACGCGAGGAGAACAAACACTTGCAGAAGGAAAACGCTCCGTATGGAGAGTATGGAGGCTGGCACAAGGCTGCTAAG GTGGACTCCCCAACAGTGACAACGACGCTGAAGAACCTGGGCGCCCTCTACCGGCGCCAGGGCAAGTACGAGGCCGCTGAGACGCTCGAGGACTGCGCGCTCCGCAGCCGGAAGGAG GCTTTGGACATCGTGAAGCAGTCGCGGGCTCGGGGCGGGCGGCACGGCAGCCGCGACGCCATGGAACCGCACCAAGACCATCACGACGAG
- the LOC118267466 gene encoding kinesin light chain isoform X6, with translation MSKTLNAYRIKKIESLGRMTAMTQEEMVAGARTVAAGLEALRAEHAQLLAGLAANTEHEHEKAALVRKSIDAIELGLGEAQVMMALASHLQSVEAEKQKLRTQVRRLCQENAWLRDELAAAQQHLQASEQRVAQLEEENKHLDFMASMRKYDSDITEESDTNRSGQSEKKRDDPMVDLFPDDDHDDNRNNKSMSPTPPLHFAQQVNAGYEIPARLRTLHNLVIQYASQGRYEVAVPLCKQALEDLEKTSGHDHPDVATMLNILALVYRDQNKYKEAANLLNDALSIREKTLGENHPAVAATLNNLAVLYGKRGKYREAEPLCKRALCIREAVLGRDHPDVAKQLNNLALLCQNQNKYEEVEQYYQRALEIYESKLGPDDPNVAKTKNNLASCYLKQGKYKEAETLYKQVLTRAHEREFGTIDGDNKPIWQVAEEREENKHLQKENAPYGEYGGWHKAAKVDSPTVTTTLKNLGALYRRQGKYEAAETLEDCALRSRKEHVQQALDIVKQSRARGGRHGSRDAMEPHQDHHDEHEARKLPVRAQ, from the exons ATGTCGAAGACTTTGAACGCCTACAGAAT AAAGAAGATCGAATCCCTAGGCAGGATGACGGCGATGACGCAGGAGGAAATGGTGGCCGGTGCGCGCACCGTGGCCGCGGGGCTCGAGGCGCTGCGAGCTGAGCATGCACAGCTGCTGGCCGGGCTGGCTGCCAACACAGAGCATGAGCACGAGAAGGCGGCTCTCGTGAGGAAGAGCATTGATGCCATCGAACTCGGATTGGGTGAAGCGCAG GTGATGATGGCGCTAGCCTCCCACTTACAATCGGTGGAGGCTGAGAAGCAGAAGCTCCGCACGCAGGTGCGGCGGCTGTGCCAGGAGAACGCGTGGCTGCGAGACGAGCTGGCGGCCGCGCAGCAGCACCTGCAGGCCTCCGAGCAGCGCGTGGCGCAGCTCGAGGAGGAGAACAAACACCTCGACTTCATGGCTTCTATGCG CAAGTACGACAGCGATATAACGGAGGAGTCGGACACGAACCGCAGCGGGCAGAGTGAGAAGAAGCGCGACGATCCCATGGTGGACCTGTTCCCCGATGATGACCACGACGACAACAGGAATAACAAAT CAATGTCCCCGACGCCTCCGCTGCACTTCGCGCAACAAGTGAACGCGGGCTACGAGATCCCGGCGCGGCTGCGCACGCTGCACAACCTGGTGATCCAGTACGCGTCGCAGGGCCGGTACGAGGTCGCCGTGCCGCTCTGCAAGCAGGCCCTCGAGGACCTGGAGAAGACCTCCGGACATGACCACCCTGATGTCGCCACCATGCTCAATATACTCGCTCTTGTATACAG AGACCAGAACAAGTACAAGGAGGCTGCCAACCTGCTGAACGATGCGCTGTCCATCCGCGAGAAGACGCTCGGAGAGAACCACCCCGCCGTCGCAGCCACGCTCAACAACCTCGCCGTGCTCTACGGCAAGCGAG GCAAGTACCGCGAGGCAGAGCCGCTGTGCAAGCGAGCGCTATGTATCCGCGAGGCCGTGCTGGGCAGGGACCACCCCGACGTGGCCAAGCAACTCAACAACCTCGCACTGCTCTGTCAGAACCAG AATAAATACGAGGAGGTGGAGCAGTACTACCAGCGCGCGCTGGAGATCTACGAGAGCAAACTCGGACCCGACGACCCCAACGTAGCCAAGACCAAGAACAATCTCGCCTCTTGCTATCTCAAACAG ggCAAGTACAAGGAAGCAGAAACGTTATACAAACAGGTGCTGACCCGGGCACACGAGCGGGAATTCGGAACTATCGACG GCGACAACAAGCCCATCTGGCAGGTGGCCGAGGAACGCGAGGAGAACAAACACTTGCAGAAGGAAAACGCTCCGTATGGAGAGTATGGAGGCTGGCACAAGGCTGCTAAG GTGGACTCCCCAACAGTGACAACGACGCTGAAGAACCTGGGCGCCCTCTACCGGCGCCAGGGCAAGTACGAGGCCGCTGAGACGCTCGAGGACTGCGCGCTCCGCAGCCGGAAGGAG CACGTACAGCAA GCTTTGGACATCGTGAAGCAGTCGCGGGCTCGGGGCGGGCGGCACGGCAGCCGCGACGCCATGGAACCGCACCAAGACCATCACGACGAG
- the LOC118267466 gene encoding kinesin light chain isoform X9, with amino-acid sequence MSKTLNAYRIKKIESLGRMTAMTQEEMVAGARTVAAGLEALRAEHAQLLAGLAANTEHEHEKAALVRKSIDAIELGLGEAQVMMALASHLQSVEAEKQKLRTQVRRLCQENAWLRDELAAAQQHLQASEQRVAQLEEENKHLDFMASMRKYDSDITEESDTNRSGQSEKKRDDPMVDLFPDDDHDDNRNNKSMSPTPPLHFAQQVNAGYEIPARLRTLHNLVIQYASQGRYEVAVPLCKQALEDLEKTSGHDHPDVATMLNILALVYRDQNKYKEAANLLNDALSIREKTLGENHPAVAATLNNLAVLYGKRGKYREAEPLCKRALCIREAVLGRDHPDVAKQLNNLALLCQNQNKYEEVEQYYQRALEIYESKLGPDDPNVAKTKNNLASCYLKQGKYKEAETLYKQVLTRAHEREFGTIDGDNKPIWQVAEEREENKHLQKENAPYGEYGGWHKAAKVDSPTVTTTLKNLGALYRRQGKYEAAETLEDCALRSRKEHEARKLPVRAQ; translated from the exons ATGTCGAAGACTTTGAACGCCTACAGAAT AAAGAAGATCGAATCCCTAGGCAGGATGACGGCGATGACGCAGGAGGAAATGGTGGCCGGTGCGCGCACCGTGGCCGCGGGGCTCGAGGCGCTGCGAGCTGAGCATGCACAGCTGCTGGCCGGGCTGGCTGCCAACACAGAGCATGAGCACGAGAAGGCGGCTCTCGTGAGGAAGAGCATTGATGCCATCGAACTCGGATTGGGTGAAGCGCAG GTGATGATGGCGCTAGCCTCCCACTTACAATCGGTGGAGGCTGAGAAGCAGAAGCTCCGCACGCAGGTGCGGCGGCTGTGCCAGGAGAACGCGTGGCTGCGAGACGAGCTGGCGGCCGCGCAGCAGCACCTGCAGGCCTCCGAGCAGCGCGTGGCGCAGCTCGAGGAGGAGAACAAACACCTCGACTTCATGGCTTCTATGCG CAAGTACGACAGCGATATAACGGAGGAGTCGGACACGAACCGCAGCGGGCAGAGTGAGAAGAAGCGCGACGATCCCATGGTGGACCTGTTCCCCGATGATGACCACGACGACAACAGGAATAACAAAT CAATGTCCCCGACGCCTCCGCTGCACTTCGCGCAACAAGTGAACGCGGGCTACGAGATCCCGGCGCGGCTGCGCACGCTGCACAACCTGGTGATCCAGTACGCGTCGCAGGGCCGGTACGAGGTCGCCGTGCCGCTCTGCAAGCAGGCCCTCGAGGACCTGGAGAAGACCTCCGGACATGACCACCCTGATGTCGCCACCATGCTCAATATACTCGCTCTTGTATACAG AGACCAGAACAAGTACAAGGAGGCTGCCAACCTGCTGAACGATGCGCTGTCCATCCGCGAGAAGACGCTCGGAGAGAACCACCCCGCCGTCGCAGCCACGCTCAACAACCTCGCCGTGCTCTACGGCAAGCGAG GCAAGTACCGCGAGGCAGAGCCGCTGTGCAAGCGAGCGCTATGTATCCGCGAGGCCGTGCTGGGCAGGGACCACCCCGACGTGGCCAAGCAACTCAACAACCTCGCACTGCTCTGTCAGAACCAG AATAAATACGAGGAGGTGGAGCAGTACTACCAGCGCGCGCTGGAGATCTACGAGAGCAAACTCGGACCCGACGACCCCAACGTAGCCAAGACCAAGAACAATCTCGCCTCTTGCTATCTCAAACAG ggCAAGTACAAGGAAGCAGAAACGTTATACAAACAGGTGCTGACCCGGGCACACGAGCGGGAATTCGGAACTATCGACG GCGACAACAAGCCCATCTGGCAGGTGGCCGAGGAACGCGAGGAGAACAAACACTTGCAGAAGGAAAACGCTCCGTATGGAGAGTATGGAGGCTGGCACAAGGCTGCTAAG GTGGACTCCCCAACAGTGACAACGACGCTGAAGAACCTGGGCGCCCTCTACCGGCGCCAGGGCAAGTACGAGGCCGCTGAGACGCTCGAGGACTGCGCGCTCCGCAGCCGGAAGGAG